TTTGTGCCTTTAATGAAGTCTACAATATTTAAGAGTTCTCTTATAATCTTGTCATCTATTCCATTTTTTAATATCTGAGGAAAAAATAACCAAAAGCTCGTAGTAGCAATGAAACCCATTGTAAATGGCATTGAAACAATCACCGGCATCCTCCATCTATCCCTCACCACCTTCTTCACCGCCACCTCGATTGCCAAGCAGAATCCATGCAAGACAAAGAAACCCGTTACCTCCCATGTAGGACTTACATGTGTCACATAACAAATCAAGATCTCGTGCATTAAACCCGATACTAAGAATGATGCCATGACAGCTACCAACGTGGCTCCTGTTGAACCAATTATACGCTTAAAGAAATATCGTGTAGGAAAATATACAGTTGAGCGTAAAATACTTGTCACCGCGAGATTCCACCTACGGCTCCAAAAGTCTTGAAGTGAGGAAGAAAGGTAAGGCTCGTCGAATTGCCGGTCAAGCTCGAACCCAAAAAGCGCACGAGCCAGAACTCCAAATATGGCTAGCACAAATTCTAATTCAAGGTAAGTGTGGGCGCAATATAAAGCGAAAACGACGTAGGGGTGCATCAGATGTATGTAATAGTAGCTATGAAGGATGATAGCCATGAGCAATATTTTAACTACCAGTAGAATTGACCTTGTAAATAAGCTTATTTGTGGAGATGGGTTGCTGTTATTTTTGGTCTTGAGTTGAATGGGAAGACAAGCTAGAAGGATGAACTGGAGAAGTTTTGGTGGGGGTGGAGATAAGGGGCCATGGTCCAAGGAGAAGAGGAGGAGCTTGAAGTTGGCAAGCCAAACTAGAGGGAATGTAGTGGCTGAGCAGAGATGGACGGAGGTGAGATTGAAGGGGAGGATGATGAAGATGTAGACGACAGGGAGGAGTGAGAGAAGCCTGAGAATGCCTTTGGGAATTTTGGCTGTTGTGTAGTAACAATAGCATAGGCATATTATGGCTATAATCCATGCCTTGATGAACCTCGCGACTTCTTCCattatttcattcattcactTTTCTTTCTTCCCTGCCAAATTTCTCACTCTTTTTATATATGTTAATAATTTAAAGGAAAGCAGTCATGAGCCTTTGCTCTCCAAATTTTATGCTTTTATTATGCAAATTAGTTTTTCTAAAAACTACCATCTAGGTCATGCATTTAGGTCTAGCCTGGCATTATTTAGTGACtaaaaaaaagagagtttttgttctatttggtgttttttttaaaaaaaaaatagtgactAACTAGTTATTTTTACTATAACATAAGGGACTAAAATACTAATTTTTCcaaatattaaagaaaaaaaacattGTTGCAACCTGTAGATtgacaaatcaaattaaaaacaaGTAGGCTTCACCTAATATGAAGAGCCCATCTTCTTTCTCTGACTAAGTACAACATTGTCACAGGCATCATCATCTTCCTTGATTGTCATTTGCTTAatttttgttgttgtagatATATCAGAAAGCCTAGGCTTTTCAGAAAAAGACTGATCTGATGAGTTAACCTTATCTATAAGTTTCAATGGCAAATCACAACATCCTCAGGATCATCTTCAGCAGTATTTGATTTAGTTTCACGTTTAACAGAATTGATATCCTCCTTAACAACATTAGATGCACCATGTCTGGATGCCTGTTTCTATGTTCATCTAAAGAACTTGATGCTTTTGATTTGCCACCCGTCACTTCATTGAAGATGCAATCACAGGTGAAGTTGATGCTTTAGGGTTTCCGAATGGAGATTTCACTGGTGAAGCCTTGGAAGATGGACTGGTGGTTTTACCATTTTAGACATATGAGCTTTGACCATTGGAGTTCAGAGATGACAACTAGAGGCAGGGTTTAATTGATTTTGCTTAGAAGTTGAGTTGCTAATCCTTTTAAAGACTAAGGTCGCATCATCATCGTCATCGAAATCATAGGCGCCTTGTTTCACGTATGCTGGAGCAGCCATTATCATCCAATCGAGCTCTGAGTTGCTACCCCTTTGGGCGTGacaaaattttaatagttaaaatttaaagatgcaTCTTTTATTGGCTTTGGTTGCTTTTCGGAAGAAGGGAAGCTTTCATTTTGTTTGATTTTGATGCCCTCTTAGGGAATTCAGAATTCATGATTATCAATCCAACAATTTTCTCTGAAaatcaaatttgaatttttctttaaagaTCGCTAGATTTCATTTGCGCTGCATTCAACATTTATTATATACtctgaattatttttattgaaaaattataataagtcctatatttttataattcttttttattataataagaacTCTCTAAATAtattgattatatataaaatcattACAAGATATTGATTATATCCTAATTAAAGAAAAGGATGATTAACCATTTAATTTGTGCCTTTGACGAAGTCTACAATATTTAAGAGTTCTCTTCTAACCTTATCATCTATCCCATTTCTTAATATCTGAGGGAAAAATAACCAATAGCTCGTAACAGCAACGAAAGCAATTGTAAATGGCCTTGAAACAACCACCGGCACCCTCCATCTATCCTTCGCCACTTTCTTCACCGCCACCTCAATGGCCGAGCAGACACCATGTAAAATAAAGAAACATGTTACCTCCCATGTGGGATTCACACGTATCACATAATAAAATAAGATCTCATGCATTAAACCCGACACTAAGAATGTCGCCATGATAGCTATCAACGTGGCCCCCGACGAACCAATTATAGGCATAAAGAAACATCGTGTAGGAAAATATACAGTTGGGTGTAAAATATTTCTCACCATGATATTCCACCTACGGCTCCAAAAATCTTGAAGTGTGGTAGAAAGATAAGGCTCGTTGAATTGCGGGTCAAGCTCGAACCCGAAAAGAGCACGAGCAGGGATTGAATACATGGCTTGAGAAATTTCTACTAGAAGGTAAGTGAGGGAGAAATATAAAGCGAAAACGACGTAGGAGTGCATCAAATGTTTGTATTTGTAGCTATGGAGGATGATAGCCATGAGCAATATTTTAACTACCAGTAGAATTGACCTTGTAAATAAGCTTGTTTGTGGAGATGGGTTGCTGTTATTCTTGGTCTTGAGTTTAATGGGAAGAGAAGCTAGAGTGATGAAGTGGAAAAGTTTTGGTGGGAGTGGAGACAAGGGGCCATGATCGAAGGCGAAGAGGAGGAGCTTGAAATTGGCAAGCCAAAGGAGGAGGTATGTGGTGATGCAGCAGAGATGGGCTGAGGTGAGATTAAGGGGAAGGATGATGAAGATGTAGACGACGGGGAGAAGCGAGAGAAGCCTGAGGATTCCCTTGGGGATTTTCGCTGCTGCGTAGTAACAATAACATAGACATATTATGGCTATAATCCATGCCTTGATGAACCTCTCGGCTTCTCCCTCCATTGTTTCTTTCATTCACTTTCCTGGCAAATTTCTCTCGCTGTTtctctctttatatatatattatttaaaggaAAGCAGTCATGAGACTTTGCTCTCAAAATTTTACGCTTCAATTCTgcaaattagtttttttttttttttttaagaaataccAACTGGGTCATGCATTATTTAGGTGATccaagtttattaattaattattaatgttAAGTTTAAAAttctttcaatataaaattttaattaatgcaTGAGGTATAACAAGTCTAAAATAGagttaaatattgaaaaataatgtaTATAGGTGATCCAAgttaatttcaaatatttgaAGCTGTAGATTTcaattcatatttaaaaaaaaaatgttttatatcaaatcaatttaataaaaaaacatttaaaaaattaaaatataaagataatatATTCTAGAATGTAGAgtttccaaacaagagatttaTCTAGAGTGGTCACAAATATCTAGAgtttccaaacaagagatttaTCTCAAATCCATCGGTCTAAACACAGCATCAACCAATAAAAAAAGAGCTTACTTTATgctttatgaaatttaataaaatgtagCATTCCCACACCACCTGGTCATCCACTCTATTTCTAGTAAGCTGAGGGAAGAATAACCAAAAGCCTGTGACACCTGCAAAAATCACAGCCAAAGGCCCCGAAATAGCCCGGTGCAACTGCCACCTGTCCTTCACCATCTTCTTTAACGCTACCTCCATAGCCACACAGATCCCATGCAGGATAAAAAACCAAGTGACTTCCCACGTGGGACTCACACGcgttaaataaaagaaaataacctCGTGCATTAAACCCGACACAACAAATGTCGCTACGACACCTGGCAACGAGGCCCATTTCGGCCCAATTAATCGCTTTGAAAACTCGCTTACAGGATAGTATACCGTCGGTCGCAGAATACTAGTGACCATAAGGTTCCATCTATGCCCCCAAAAGTCTTGCAGAGATGTAGCAAGGTAAGGCTCGTTGAACTGTGGCTCGATCTCGAACCTAAAAAGGGCTCGAGCCGGGATTGCAGATATGGCTAAGACGAGTTCTATCTGTAGGTACATTTCCAAGCAATACAGAGATAAGAAGACGTAAGGGTGAATGAACTGCCTGTAATTATGgacatgaagaagaagaagaagaacaaagGTTTTAATCACCAGAAGTAACCTGGGCATGAAACTGGGAGATGGGTTGTTGTCATTATCTGTTTTTTGCATGAGTTTAATGGGAAGACAAGCTAAGGAGATGAAATGGAAAAGCTTGGGAGGTGGTGGTGATAAAGGAGCTTGACCAAATGAGAAGAGGAGGAGCTTGAAGTTAGCAAGCCAAACCAGAAAGAAAGCAGTAGGGCCACAGAGACTGACAGAGGTGAGGGTGATGGGGAGAATGATGAAGATGTAGATGACAGGGAGGATTGAAAGGAGTCTTAACGCACCCTTTGGTAACCTTGCTGCTACATAGTAACAGTAGCATAAGCATGTTGTAGCTAAAACCCAGACCTTGACGTACCTCTTCAACTCCATCTCCATGTCCATGTCCATCTCAACCTTTAGCTGATCTGTTTAGTTTCTGGTTTTCCTGGTGGCTCTCTATTTCTTTCTCTCATTATGTGTTCATGTCATTAGTTTATCATGATATGATGGGTTTGGTAAAGTATTAATAATGAAAGGCCCCTGACCATGACACATATTTAAACCGCATTTTGAATGgtcaattttaataataaatagtttAAACCGACCATTGTTGGGAGTGATTCGGTTTTGTCCTACCTTTTAATATTGAATATTCGATTAAGCAAATATCTCAACTTTTAGCTTTGAATATATATagaaatatctttaaaattttggaGAATTATTTCAtctttcaataaatttatttaacataaatttaaattaattgagttaataaattttaaataataatatatatatacactatataaaaaaaattgtgaataatgatttttcaattgtacattgaaatattttagttattttaaatttagaatagatagtatttttatcatttacattaattatataagttaattaagaaaaataaaaaaatataaattattgatatttaaaaaatttaatcggtatttgaattcaaaatttatcatatttttaataaaatttaataatatatacactacagttatattattaattgtaaaaaacaaattttgaacttaaaatttatttaaataaattttaaaaaattcaaattgtattgaatttatattaattttttatttaaatctacatttattatatttttttataatatataattataataatttttttttgaaataaggaTCGAAATGGATCCTGAGATCTTTTGAATACTTACTACAAAGCGATAATTAATTATGCTAAATCTATGTAACTCGTGCTACTCGtttctttataaaattaaacttgtggtggaaataaaaaaaatattaattcaatAGAATATGTGATatgattaataattaatcaatcaaatccaaatctattttttatttagagcTTTCAAATAACAAATTTGACCAAAACCAATCAATCTATCTAAAATttgaattatgaaataaaacaaGAGCTTACTTTCTGCTTTATGAAATTTAACAAAATGGAGCACTCCCATATCACCTGCTCATCCACTTTATTTCTAGTAAGCTGAGGAAAAAATAACCAAAAGGCTGTGATACTCGCAAAAATGACTGCCAATGGCCCAGAAATAGCTCGGTTCAACTGCCACCTGTCCTTCACCACCTTCTTTAAAGCCACCTCTATAGCCACGCAGATTCCATGTAGGATAAAAAACCAGGTCACTTCCCACGTGGGTCTCACGCGCGTTAAGTAAAAGTACATGACCTCGTGCATTAAACCCGACGCCACAAATGTCGCTATGATAGCTGGCAACGACGCCCATGTCGACCCAATTAATCGCTTTGAAAACTGGCGTACTGGATGGTATACGGTCGGTCGCAGAATACTAGTGACCATAAGGTTCCATCTATGACCCCAAAAGTCCTGCAGAGATGTGGCGAGGTAAGGCTCGTTGAACTGTGGCTCGATCTCGAACCCAAAAAGGGCTCGAGCGGGGATTGCGGATATGACTAGAACGAGTTCTAGTTGCAGGTAAACGTGCAAGCAATAGAGAGTTAAGATGACATAAGGATGCATAAATTGCCTGTAGCTATATATATGAAAGAGAAGAACAAGAACGAAGGTCTTAATCGCCAGAAGAAGCGACCTGGGCACGAAATGGGGAGATGGGTTGGTGTCATTATCTGTTTTTTGCTTGAGTTTAATGGGGAGACAGGCCAAGGAGATGAAATGAAAAAGCTTGGGAGGGGGTGGTGACAATGGACCTTGATCAAAGGAGAAGAGGAGGAGCTTGAAGTTAGCGAGCCAAACCAGAAAGAAAGCAGTAGGGCCACAGAGATTGAAGGAGGTGAGATTGGTGGGGAGAATGATGAAGATGTAGATCACAGGGAGGATTGAGAGGAGCCTCACCACGCCCTTTGGTAACCTTGCTGTTATATAGTAACAGTAGCTTAAGCATGTCGTCGCTAAAACCCAGACCTTGATGAAGCTTTTCAACTCCATGCCCATGTCCATCTCCATCTTTGAGCTGATCTGTGTGGCCTCTGGTTGTCTTGGTGGCTTTCTGTTTCTTTCTATACGCattcatttaattatttgtttattaTGACATTATGGGTTGgtgaaatattaatatttcagTTGAATGGGCCCTCAacatattttaatgtaatatttttatacgatatttatgatttaaaataaata
The genomic region above belongs to Manihot esculenta cultivar AM560-2 chromosome 3, M.esculenta_v8, whole genome shotgun sequence and contains:
- the LOC110611640 gene encoding probable long-chain-alcohol O-fatty-acyltransferase 1 — protein: MKETMEGEAERFIKAWIIAIICLCYCYYAAAKIPKGILRLLSLLPVVYIFIILPLNLTSAHLCCITTYLLLWLANFKLLLFAFDHGPLSPLPPKLFHFITLASLPIKLKTKNNSNPSPQTSLFTRSILLVVKILLMAIILHSYKYKHLMHSYVVFALYFSLTYLLVEISQAMYSIPARALFGFELDPQFNEPYLSTTLQDFWSRRWNIMVRNILHPTVYFPTRCFFMPIIGSSGATLIAIMATFLVSGLMHEILFYYVIRVNPTWEVTCFFILHGVCSAIEVAVKKVAKDRWRVPVVVSRPFTIAFVAVTSYWLFFPQILRNGIDDKVRRELLNIVDFVKGTN
- the LOC110611639 gene encoding probable long-chain-alcohol O-fatty-acyltransferase 1, translating into MDMDMEMELKRYVKVWVLATTCLCYCYYVAARLPKGALRLLSILPVIYIFIILPITLTSVSLCGPTAFFLVWLANFKLLLFSFGQAPLSPPPPKLFHFISLACLPIKLMQKTDNDNNPSPSFMPRLLLVIKTFVLLLLLHVHNYRQFIHPYVFLSLYCLEMYLQIELVLAISAIPARALFRFEIEPQFNEPYLATSLQDFWGHRWNLMVTSILRPTVYYPVSEFSKRLIGPKWASLPGVVATFVVSGLMHEVIFFYLTRVSPTWEVTWFFILHGICVAMEVALKKMVKDRWQLHRAISGPLAVIFAGVTGFWLFFPQLTRNRVDDQVVWECYILLNFIKHKVSSFFIG
- the LOC110610981 gene encoding probable long-chain-alcohol O-fatty-acyltransferase 1, translating into MRIERNRKPPRQPEATQISSKMEMDMGMELKSFIKVWVLATTCLSYCYYITARLPKGVVRLLSILPVIYIFIILPTNLTSFNLCGPTAFFLVWLANFKLLLFSFDQGPLSPPPPKLFHFISLACLPIKLKQKTDNDTNPSPHFVPRSLLLAIKTFVLVLLFHIYSYRQFMHPYVILTLYCLHVYLQLELVLVISAIPARALFGFEIEPQFNEPYLATSLQDFWGHRWNLMVTSILRPTVYHPVRQFSKRLIGSTWASLPAIIATFVASGLMHEVMYFYLTRVRPTWEVTWFFILHGICVAIEVALKKVVKDRWQLNRAISGPLAVIFASITAFWLFFPQLTRNKVDEQVIWECSILLNFIKQKVSSCFIS
- the LOC110611641 gene encoding probable long-chain-alcohol O-fatty-acyltransferase 1, which produces MEEVARFIKAWIIAIICLCYCYYTTAKIPKGILRLLSLLPVVYIFIILPFNLTSVHLCSATTFPLVWLANFKLLLFSLDHGPLSPPPPKLLQFILLACLPIQLKTKNNSNPSPQISLFTSYYYIHLMHPYVVFALYCAHTYLELEFVLAIFGVLARALFGFELDRQFDEPYLSSSLQDFWSRRWNLAVTSILRSTVYFPTRYFFKRIIGSTGATLVAVMASFLVSGLMHEILICYVTHVSPTWEVTGFFVLHGFCLAIEVAVKKVVRDRWRMPVIVSMPFTMGFIATTSFWLFFPQILKNGIDDKIIRELLNIVDFIKGTN